The Colletotrichum destructivum chromosome 7, complete sequence genome contains the following window.
CCTACATCGCCACCAACTTCGTCGCCCCCGAGACCAAGACCTACatgcagcagctcctcggcgacacGACGGACGACTacctcgccaacgtcgccaGCTGGGCCGACTCATACCGCTACACGACCGAGGGCGCCTTCACCTCGACCTTCCACTACattgacgccctcgacgacccgcCGCACTCGTGCggcatcgacctcgagcgcGACTGCGGGCCCACGGGCTGCATCGTCTCGGCCCACGCCAACTACACCCAGCGCCTGCTGCTCGGGCCggcgctcgacctcgagcagcgccagatcgccgccaagatggtcatccacttcaccggCGACATCGGCCAGCCGCTGCACTgcgagaacctcgaggccggcggcaacggcatcgccgtcgagttCAACGGCACCGACACCAACCTGCACGCCGCCTGGGACACCAACATCCCGCAGTCCatcaccggcaccggcagcgtcctcgccgtcgccaaggcgTGGGCGTCGACGCTCAGCACGGCCATCGCCTCGGGCGAgttccgcgccgccgcccgctgcTGGGTCCAGGGCCTCAGCCTCGAGGACCCGGAGGCCACGGCGCTGTCGTGGGCCGCCGAGAGCAACAAGTTCGTGTGCACCGTCGTGCTACCCGAGGGCcgcgaggcggtcgagggcctcgacaTCAGCGGCGCCTACACGACCAACGCGCAGCCGACGGTGAGCATGCAGGTCGCCAAGCAGGGCTACAGGCTGGCCAAGTGGCTGGATGCCATCGTTGCCGAGGTGGCATAGCCTTGGAGACCATTGCCTAGCGGGGAGAGAGATACCGTCGAGAAGACCGTCGAAGTAGACCGTCCGTCGTTTCAGAGGGAGGGCTCCTGGGCCAGTTGAGACGGTCAAGTTGACAATACAAAGAACAATAATACATTTACGTTCCAGTCGGCAAATAATTACTGCCCTTTGTTTAACAAATGCTTGTTGTGACAAGGGAATGCTCATGAACGAAGCAGACCCCCTGTGTTGAGGGGCTTTGAACAAAGCTCCATGCCTCAAACATCGCAACAAATGGATGACAACTGTATAGACATGCATAGACCTTTTGAGCCATACACCACCTAAAGCCTAGGCGAAAGACAGCAGGGTGCCACCCGAGCTGATGACGGCGCTCAAGACCCCGAGATAGTCCACcagcacgtcgtcgtccctgTGCAGGTCCTGCTGCACCCAGATGGCCTGGATCGTGTCCTTGACTCCCTGGATGCTCCGGATGCGGGCGTCCCTCCGCGTCCTCTCGAtcaggccgacgatggccgcCCGCTGCTCATCCCGGCGCGCCTCGCAGGCGAGTATCAGCAGCGGGAAGAAGTGCTCACAGGTGCACGACCCGACGGCGGACCCGGAGAAGACCGCGTCGATGAGCGGGTCGAGGTCCGCCGGGGCCTCCCACGGGCTCTGCGAAGCCCGCGCGAGGTAGATGCGCGTCGCCATCCGGTACaactcgacggcgatggcggcgtcggtggtCGGGGCGGACGGGGCGGGTGCGTCCCCTATCCTTCGCCGGAAACCCTCGAGGCGGTCCTGGTACTCCCGGTCGCGGCTCCGGGGATCACGCGGGTCGACCAGGGTGTCGCAGATCTCGGAGAGCAGGTTCAATATCGCGTGCGTGGGGTTCACGGGGGGCAAGTTCTGCAAAGCTTCCGTTATTAGCACTGAGTGGTAAGAGACAGTTGCATCCCTCGGGGAAGTGTGCGCGTACAGGCCTGTGTCTCGCCAAGGGCGGATACCGGAGATCTCGCTGTCCGTgactcctcggcgacgtcccCGGGACCAGCGATTTGTGGCGCCAGTGGTGCACGGCGAAGCGAGAAAGAGTCTCATGGTAGTAGACCCAGTTGAGCAGGTGGCCGACATCGCTCTCGTGCGGTTGATCCATGAGCCTGGCCGTCGCCTGGATCGTGTCCATGGCCCCCCAAGTGTGCCACAGCCACTCGCCCGACCCTTCCGACGGTTGGAGGATCTAAGGAAGAACAGTCAGGTAAGCCCGACCTGGTTTCTTTCTGGTAACAGGTTCGCTGCTGCAACCTACCTCGAAAGCCCCGAGGAGCATGGACGCGGCCACCTGGTGGGCGGCCTTTGCCGGGGTCAGCGGCTCGTCCGCCACCGAAGCGGACAGAGACCGGAGTGCCTGTATCTTGAAGCGCGATGCCTGCTCGCTGGGTCCAtggcggtggagggaggagaaagCAAGTAAGGCCTGGAGGAGAGCGAGGCCGGGAACTGCGTTGTGTGCCAGAGCCATGCTCAGGAGGGCGTCTCGGATCCGCAAAGGACTCTGGCCGAACGTGACCAACGACAGGTGGGCGGTTTCTTGAACTGGCGCGTTTGTGTCAATTTCTCCAGGGTTTTACCAGATGCATTCTTCTATCAGACGGCGCTGCTGCGAGCTTACAGTAGTGGACTAGATCCATGTGGCTCACATTTTGTTGCTGTGGCGGCCCCCATAGACTCGGGGAAGATGGAAGTAGACGAGAGGCGTGCATCTGCCCGGACAGATAGCCGTACAACTCCATATCCCGCCATGTCGtgttgacgaagaagaggtcCGCAGGCTGGTGACTCGACCGAGTTGATGACACCACCGCCAGCGGCGCGTTACTCCCCGTCATGGCGCGCCTCTCGTCGTTGTCTCTGGGCCACGACAAGCGCATTCCATATCCTTGGCAGTCTCGCCGGGCCTTATCGCAGTTCTTGCAGGTCGGCAGGCCCCCGTCGCACCGGATCTTCCGAGCTAGAGACGCGCGGTTAGTACACGCCCTTTCTTGAACCCCGGAAATCTTGGCGCGAAgaggggcgggcgggggaAGGACATGGATTCGAGGACCACGACTGACCTGCGCAAGTCCAGCAGCCTCTGCGAGCCCTCATTGCAGCGACGGATAAACCGGCATGGTTTGTTTTGTTGGGACTTGAGATGCAGAACGTGATAGGCCCCAATATCCAACGATGAGGttggtggtagtggtggtggtggtggttcgGTTCAGTTCGGGTTCACGAACTCGGTGAAAGTTGCCCTCGATGGGGGCGCTGACGGTTTAAAGAACGTCGCCAGGCGGCACATTGCAGTCAGTAGTCATTTGTCAGCTTTCTCCTACTGTAATCTCCACCCCTTCGAGATGTGTTGCCCAAAGGGAACCAACCAAAAGGATCACTTCCTTGCATCTCATCACCCGTCCCCGCACGAAGCAACTTttctcgaggccgagagcttgttttctttctcgcTTGTCCCGTTTGGGAGACTTGCTTACTTTCGAGGTTCCGACCTCATCCTCACTTTACCCCCGGACGCCATGAGACAGAAGTCTCAGACGCCGACGGATCGTTGGTATACGTAACCTCGCCCTTGATTGACAACCAAAGCGAAGCCTGTTTGACCGTGTGAAGAGTTGCGTAGCTAGAAATTCAGTATAAGATGCCTGCTCCGTCTTCGACTTTCTAAATCGTCCTCTCTAAACACGTCTTAAAGTACACAAATCTCATCCCGGTCCAGTTATACACCACCTCATCCTTCACCGCACATACCGCCTCTTATTCTTGTCAAGACACTCAAGATGGCCACCTACCTAATCACCCAGGCCACCGGCCAGCAAAGCCGCTGGGTCGTCTCGCACCtactcgccgccggcgccaaaATCCACGCCGTGGTACGCGACCTCCAAAAGGTCCCCCCAGTCCTGCAGGACCCGAACGTCACCCTCTTCCAAGGCGAGAGCAAGAACTTCGAAGATGTCCTTCAAGCGGCGCGCGGCTGCAAGGGCGTCTTCCTCAACACCGTCCCATTCCCTGGGTTGGAAGTCCTGCAGGCCAAAACCATCGTCGAGGCGTGCCgggaggccggcgtcgagggcatcgtcgcggccacggccaaCGGCACGGCCAACAAGGCCATgtgggacgacgacgcgacCAGGGAGATGCAGCTGCACGGCTACTTCTCCTCCAAGGAGGCTGTCGAAGACATCGTCAGAGCCGGGGGGTTCCAGGTGTACACCATCCTCCGTCCGGCCGTCCTCCATCACGACTTCTTCCTGCCGGGCTCCCTCATGAATTTCCCCCGCCTCTCCACGCACGGGGACCTGGATCACCttctcgaagacggcgcccgCGTGCCGTACACGGACACGAGCGACGTTGGAAAGTACGCGGCGGCAGCTCTGCAGGACCCGGAGACGTTCGGCGGTCAGGAGATCGATCTCGGAAACGAGCTGCTCACCATCGAGGAGGTGCGCGACATCCTCGTCAGGGTCAGCGGAAGGGAGGTCGGGGTGGTGAAGCGGACCGAACAAGAGGTGGAAGAGCTGGGCATCAGCGTCTTCGG
Protein-coding sequences here:
- a CDS encoding Putative S1/P1 nuclease, phospholipase C/P1 nuclease domain superfamily, which produces MARLASLTFLASALPGALAWGSMGHATIAYIATNFVAPETKTYMQQLLGDTTDDYLANVASWADSYRYTTEGAFTSTFHYIDALDDPPHSCGIDLERDCGPTGCIVSAHANYTQRLLLGPALDLEQRQIAAKMVIHFTGDIGQPLHCENLEAGGNGIAVEFNGTDTNLHAAWDTNIPQSITGTGSVLAVAKAWASTLSTAIASGEFRAAARCWVQGLSLEDPEATALSWAAESNKFVCTVVLPEGREAVEGLDISGAYTTNAQPTVSMQVAKQGYRLAKWLDAIVAEVA
- a CDS encoding Putative zn(2)Cys(6) fungal-type DNA-binding domain, fungal transcription factor, which encodes MRARRGCWTCAARKIRCDGGLPTCKNCDKARRDCQGYGMRLSWPRDNDERRAMTGSNAPLAVVSSTRSSHQPADLFFVNTTWRDMELYGYLSGQMHASRLLPSSPSLWGPPQQQNVSHMDLVHYFQETAHLSLVTFGQSPLRIRDALLSMALAHNAVPGLALLQALLAFSSLHRHGPSEQASRFKIQALRSLSASVADEPLTPAKAAHQVAASMLLGAFEILQPSEGSGEWLWHTWGAMDTIQATARLMDQPHESDVGHLLNWVYYHETLSRFAVHHWRHKSLVPGTSPRSHGQRDLRYPPLARHRPNLPPVNPTHAILNLLSEICDTLVDPRDPRSRDREYQDRLEGFRRRIGDAPAPSAPTTDAAIAVELYRMATRIYLARASQSPWEAPADLDPLIDAVFSGSAVGSCTCEHFFPLLILACEARRDEQRAAIVGLIERTRRDARIRSIQGVKDTIQAIWVQQDLHRDDDVLVDYLGVLSAVISSGGTLLSFA
- a CDS encoding Putative NmrA-like domain, NAD(P)-binding domain superfamily; translation: MATYLITQATGQQSRWVVSHLLAAGAKIHAVVRDLQKVPPVLQDPNVTLFQGESKNFEDVLQAARGCKGVFLNTVPFPGLEVLQAKTIVEACREAGVEGIVAATANGTANKAMWDDDATREMQLHGYFSSKEAVEDIVRAGGFQVYTILRPAVLHHDFFLPGSLMNFPRLSTHGDLDHLLEDGARVPYTDTSDVGKYAAAALQDPETFGGQEIDLGNELLTIEEVRDILVRVSGREVGVVKRTEQEVEELGISVFGQKFHLMSNVKDLSWTTTVAKGAQEKFGIPFTSLEAALQRDRALLLECLPAN